A region of Corynebacterium glucuronolyticum DSM 44120 DNA encodes the following proteins:
- a CDS encoding HAD family hydrolase yields MTALLFDLYGVVIQHRTPADRARVADQLGVTDGFWETYERTRPPYDAGAISDADWWRALDPSIDLDTALRIEAETLSHAYPAMVDFLSTLKEAGFRIGVLSNLPYVLADNLLTVHPWFTHLDSLTFSCRIGVNKPDPRAYAHALADLGADAEDTLFFDDTQANVTAAREVGLMSALVDRADPVASVRAAMKKFDAIP; encoded by the coding sequence ATGACCGCACTGCTGTTTGACCTCTACGGTGTCGTCATTCAGCACCGCACCCCCGCCGATCGCGCCCGCGTGGCCGACCAGCTGGGGGTTACGGACGGTTTCTGGGAGACCTACGAGCGCACCCGCCCACCCTACGATGCCGGCGCAATTTCCGACGCCGATTGGTGGCGCGCCCTCGACCCCAGCATCGACCTCGACACCGCGCTGCGCATCGAGGCAGAAACACTGAGCCACGCCTACCCCGCCATGGTCGACTTCCTCTCCACCCTCAAGGAGGCAGGCTTCCGCATCGGCGTGCTCAGCAACCTCCCCTACGTCCTTGCGGATAATCTCCTCACCGTCCACCCGTGGTTTACCCACCTGGACTCCCTCACGTTTTCCTGCCGCATCGGCGTGAATAAGCCCGACCCGCGCGCCTACGCCCACGCACTGGCGGACCTCGGCGCAGACGCGGAGGACACGCTCTTCTTCGATGACACGCAGGCGAACGTCACCGCCGCCCGCGAAGTCGGCCTCATGTCAGCCCTCGTGGACCGCGCCGACCCCGTCGCCTCCGTCCGCGCTGCCATGAAGAAGTTCGACGCTATCCCGTAG
- a CDS encoding methionine ABC transporter permease — MTTTYLAADWNRLGDTFLESIQQTLFMVITTIIIGGIAGLAIGTLLYTTRKGGIMQSKPAYFILNFLVNFIRPIPFIILVSFLAPVTKAVVGSTIGTTPAIFVMSVAATFAVARIVEQNLVAIDPGVIEAARSMGAGPWTIVRTVILPEALGPLILGFTFIFIAIVDMSAMAGYIGGGGLGDFAIVYGYRAFDLEVTYVATFIIIIIVQIAQLFGNWLSKKVMRR, encoded by the coding sequence ATGACCACTACGTATCTAGCAGCCGACTGGAACCGCCTCGGCGACACCTTCCTCGAATCCATCCAACAAACCCTGTTCATGGTGATCACCACGATCATCATCGGCGGCATTGCCGGCCTCGCCATCGGCACGCTGCTATACACCACCCGCAAGGGTGGCATCATGCAGTCTAAGCCGGCGTACTTCATCCTCAACTTCCTGGTGAACTTCATCCGCCCGATCCCCTTCATCATCCTCGTCAGTTTCCTGGCACCTGTGACGAAGGCGGTGGTCGGCTCCACCATCGGCACGACACCGGCAATCTTCGTCATGAGCGTGGCGGCCACCTTCGCCGTCGCCCGCATCGTCGAGCAAAACCTCGTCGCCATCGACCCCGGTGTCATCGAGGCCGCCCGCTCCATGGGGGCTGGCCCCTGGACGATCGTCCGCACCGTTATCCTCCCCGAGGCACTCGGACCACTCATCCTCGGCTTCACGTTCATCTTCATCGCGATTGTCGATATGTCCGCCATGGCGGGCTACATCGGCGGCGGCGGGCTCGGCGACTTCGCCATCGTCTACGGCTACCGGGCCTTCGACCTGGAAGTTACCTACGTGGCCACGTTCATCATCATTATCATCGTGCAAATCGCCCAGTTGTTTGGTAACTGGCTATCCAAGAAGGTGATGCGTCGATGA